The Nitrosomonas sp. genomic sequence TAGCAAGGCACTGTGAAGTGGTTGGCCAGTTTTCATGATTGTTCTGTCTCAAAAAAAGGTGCAAACTCTGCAGCCAGAGTTTTGCGGTCAATCTTACCATTGGGATTGCGCGGTAGACTGGCTTGTCTGAGCTCAACCAGGGCGGGCTGCATAAAAGCAGGCAAGTGCTGTTTGCAGGCGGCAAGAATCTTTTCCTTGACTGTATCTGCTCCGTCCACGGGTAACGCCACCACGACAATTGCCTGACCGAGTGTGGGATGAGCGACACCAAAGGCTGCTGTTTCAGCAACCGTTTCAGTCGCATAAACCACTTCTTCTATTTCAGTTGGACTGACTCGATAACCCGAAGTCTTGATCATGTCATCACGACGACCGATGAAATATAAATATCCTTCCTCATCCATGCGCACGGTATCGCCAGACCATACCGCCAGCTCTGGAATGGTCAACCCTGATTGGCGGGGAGTAATCGGCCTGAAACAGGCGGCGGTCTTGTCGGGATCATTCCAGTAACCCATAGAAACCAGCGGGCCACGATGCACCAGCTCGCCAGGTTCTCCTGGCGCACAGTGGGAGCCATCTTCACGCAGTACCATTACTTCTACATTGGGGATGGCTTTGCCCATGGAATCAGGGCGCTTATCCACCTGATTGGGCGGCAGAAAGGTCGAGCGGAAGGCTTCAGTCAAACCGTACATCAGATAAATCTGTGTGGCAGGCAAAATATTACGTAGCCGCGCCAATGTCGCTTGCGGCATCGCGCCGCCGGAATTGGTAATATAGCGTAACGAATCAATGCCATGCCAGTCCAGCTGCGCAAGCTGCACCCATAACGGTGGCACGGCTGCAAGTCCGGTGATGTTTTCTTGCCTGATCAATTGCAGAATATCTCTGGGCAGCAGGTAATTCATCAGCACGGCAGTCGCGCCGACATAAAAGGCGGTATTCAACTGATTCAGCCCGTAATCGAAACTTAACGGGAGCACGGATAGGATGCGATCCTGCGGATGATTGTCGAGGTATTGAGCAACACTCTTGGCGCCAGTGACCAGATTGCGGTGAGAAAGTACGACTCCCTTCGGTTTTCCGGTACTACCGGAGGTATACAAAATCGCTGCCATATCGCTATCGATCATGCGTGGACAGTAATTCTGATCAGGGGTCATCTTCAGGAATGACTGCCAGCTGATTACTTCCAGACCGGGAGGGACGGATGGTGGCATGACATCCTCAACAAGAATAACCATACGTAAATCGTGACAGGATGGTAGAGCAGATAGCAGCAGCTTGTAACGTTCGAGAGAAGTAACCAGTATCCTGACATTGCAGTCCTGCAAGATGTAGGCAACCTGCTCGGTTTTAAGTAAGGGATTGATTGGTACAAATACTCCACTAGCGGCACAGGCCCCAAACATGGCGATAACGGCTTCAGTACGCTTTTCGAGGTAAACAGCCAGACGTTCCCCGCGAGCATGGGCATGAATGTTTAAAGCATTCGCAAATGAACGGGTAGTATTAGCGAGTGTGGCATAGTCGGTTTTTTGCTGGCGATCGATCAATGCGACGGCATGGGCAGAACGGTCAGCCGATCTGAAAATTAATTCATGGTAAAGAGTGGGCATGTCAGTGGATCAGAAACGTAATTTATAAAATGTGCAGGTAAAACTGGCTTGATCCGATTCAAGCGTACCCTTCCTATGAAAGCACTTCATACCTTTCAATGTGTCAAGTTTTTAGTACTGGCTTTATTAAGACCATATCGGTTCATTAAATCATAGAGGGTTGGCCGGGTCACGCCCAGTAGTTCTGCTGCTTTGGCAACGTTACCGTCTACCCTGGCGAGTGCTTTAACCAGAGTTTCG encodes the following:
- a CDS encoding acyl-CoA ligase (AMP-forming), exosortase A system-associated; translation: MPTLYHELIFRSADRSAHAVALIDRQQKTDYATLANTTRSFANALNIHAHARGERLAVYLEKRTEAVIAMFGACAASGVFVPINPLLKTEQVAYILQDCNVRILVTSLERYKLLLSALPSCHDLRMVILVEDVMPPSVPPGLEVISWQSFLKMTPDQNYCPRMIDSDMAAILYTSGSTGKPKGVVLSHRNLVTGAKSVAQYLDNHPQDRILSVLPLSFDYGLNQLNTAFYVGATAVLMNYLLPRDILQLIRQENITGLAAVPPLWVQLAQLDWHGIDSLRYITNSGGAMPQATLARLRNILPATQIYLMYGLTEAFRSTFLPPNQVDKRPDSMGKAIPNVEVMVLREDGSHCAPGEPGELVHRGPLVSMGYWNDPDKTAACFRPITPRQSGLTIPELAVWSGDTVRMDEEGYLYFIGRRDDMIKTSGYRVSPTEIEEVVYATETVAETAAFGVAHPTLGQAIVVVALPVDGADTVKEKILAACKQHLPAFMQPALVELRQASLPRNPNGKIDRKTLAAEFAPFFETEQS